The following are from one region of the Nostoc cf. commune SO-36 genome:
- the wecB gene encoding non-hydrolyzing UDP-N-acetylglucosamine 2-epimerase — protein sequence MINQKRVCIILGTRPEAIKLAPVIQVFQKSSAFKLQVILTGQHREMVEQVMQLFNIKSDYNLEIMQVQQSLNDITCRSLQGLEALFKVEKPDLVIVQGDTTTAFAAALAAFYQKIPVGHVEAGLRTDDIFNPYPEEANRRLISQITQLHFAPTPWAVENLHRSGVLGEIHMTGNTVIDALLNVAATQAVCNVPGLDWDSYRVLLATVHRRENWGEPLLAIAQGFLQILDKFPDTAMLLPLHRNPTVRVPLQELLGNHPRIFLTDPLDYGELVGAIGRSHLLLTDSGGLQEEAPSLGKPVLVLRDTTERPEAVAAGTAKLVGTTSENIFTAAAELLSDQSAYEVMANAINPFGDGHASERILEIVKNYMDG from the coding sequence ATGATCAATCAAAAACGCGTTTGCATTATTTTAGGTACTCGCCCGGAAGCGATTAAACTAGCTCCAGTAATTCAGGTTTTTCAGAAGTCTTCAGCTTTTAAATTGCAAGTAATTTTAACCGGACAGCATCGAGAAATGGTTGAGCAGGTTATGCAACTGTTTAATATCAAGTCAGATTATAACTTGGAAATTATGCAGGTTCAGCAATCTTTAAATGATATTACCTGCCGTAGTTTACAAGGTTTAGAAGCTTTATTTAAGGTGGAAAAGCCAGATTTAGTAATCGTGCAGGGAGACACTACCACAGCTTTTGCCGCAGCTTTGGCAGCTTTTTATCAAAAAATCCCTGTTGGTCATGTAGAAGCAGGGTTAAGAACTGATGATATATTCAATCCTTATCCAGAAGAAGCTAATCGGCGGTTGATTTCTCAAATTACGCAGTTGCACTTTGCGCCGACTCCTTGGGCTGTGGAAAATTTGCATCGTTCTGGTGTTTTGGGTGAAATTCACATGACGGGTAACACGGTAATTGATGCATTGTTAAATGTAGCTGCAACCCAAGCAGTTTGCAATGTACCAGGACTAGACTGGGATTCATATCGGGTTTTGCTAGCAACAGTTCATCGCCGGGAGAATTGGGGAGAACCCCTGTTAGCGATCGCTCAAGGCTTTTTACAAATTTTAGATAAGTTTCCTGATACAGCAATGCTCTTACCATTGCACCGCAATCCGACAGTGCGAGTCCCGTTGCAGGAACTTTTGGGGAATCATCCCCGAATTTTCTTGACAGATCCTCTAGACTATGGCGAATTGGTGGGAGCAATTGGGCGATCGCATCTTTTGCTCACTGACTCTGGTGGTTTGCAAGAAGAAGCCCCTAGCTTGGGAAAACCAGTACTAGTTTTGAGAGACACCACCGAAAGACCAGAAGCTGTTGCAGCTGGTACAGCCAAACTTGTCGGTACTACGAGCGAGAACATTTTTACAGCTGCTGCTGAATTACTCAGTGACCAAAGTGCTTATGAAGTAATGGCAAATGCAATTAATCCTTTTGGGGATGGTCATGCATCAGAGCGCATTTTAGAGATTGTAAAAAATTATATGGATGGTTAA
- a CDS encoding type IV pilus twitching motility protein PilT: MTESQSPLNSNSAAGRNLPPMPPPPPTFSTQRQMTQTLDMSMDRSSNPPVAGHRPVSPPPIPSSALPKNSSAGPTLEKLIRQAYDEGYSDLHLGVGEVPRFRTRGEIQSWDYPQTDKEAFMGWLREVMNEGEIQRFEEHLEFDGATQYDFARVRINVFGTLKGPAMVLRLIPLKILTMEQLRLPPVFRDICHHHKGLILVTGPTGSGKSTTMAAMVDYINKEMAKHIITIEDPIEFIHQSRKSLVKQREVGMHTRKFDNALKAALREDPDLILVGEMRDKETVNTALKAAQTGHLVMGTLHTNSAVKTIERILNLYSGDEQDAMRVAISESLVAVIAQGLCRTTDGKRAAFHDVLINTEAIKEWIKDGKYDEIGELMKQAGFDGMVTMNQSLLNLYQDGRITEETALEMSPTPNEMAQFLRGRV; encoded by the coding sequence ATGACAGAATCACAGTCTCCATTAAATTCTAACTCTGCTGCTGGACGTAACCTGCCACCAATGCCGCCGCCACCGCCAACCTTTAGTACACAACGGCAGATGACGCAAACATTGGATATGTCAATGGATAGAAGCAGTAACCCGCCTGTTGCAGGTCATCGTCCTGTTAGTCCACCGCCAATACCTAGTTCAGCTCTCCCTAAAAACAGTAGTGCAGGGCCCACGTTAGAGAAGTTAATCAGGCAAGCTTACGATGAGGGATATTCTGACTTGCACTTGGGTGTAGGTGAAGTACCACGCTTCCGCACCCGAGGAGAAATTCAATCATGGGATTATCCACAAACAGATAAAGAAGCTTTTATGGGTTGGTTGCGGGAGGTAATGAATGAGGGAGAAATTCAGCGCTTTGAAGAACATTTAGAATTTGACGGAGCAACTCAATATGACTTTGCTCGCGTGCGGATTAATGTTTTTGGCACTCTTAAAGGGCCTGCAATGGTGTTGCGGTTAATTCCTCTGAAAATCTTAACTATGGAACAGTTAAGATTACCCCCAGTTTTTCGGGATATTTGCCATCATCACAAAGGCTTAATTTTGGTGACAGGGCCGACTGGTTCTGGTAAGTCCACTACAATGGCGGCGATGGTTGACTACATCAATAAGGAGATGGCCAAGCATATCATCACCATTGAAGACCCGATAGAATTTATCCATCAAAGCCGCAAGTCTTTAGTCAAACAACGGGAAGTGGGAATGCATACCCGGAAATTTGACAACGCTTTGAAAGCAGCTTTGCGGGAAGATCCAGATTTGATTCTGGTGGGAGAAATGCGGGATAAAGAAACAGTTAACACTGCTCTAAAAGCCGCTCAGACTGGTCACTTAGTTATGGGAACCCTGCACACCAATAGTGCTGTTAAAACTATTGAGCGGATTCTCAATCTCTACTCTGGTGATGAACAGGATGCAATGCGGGTGGCAATTTCTGAGTCTTTGGTGGCAGTAATTGCCCAAGGTTTGTGCCGCACAACTGACGGGAAACGGGCTGCTTTCCACGATGTGCTGATCAATACTGAGGCGATTAAAGAATGGATCAAAGACGGTAAGTATGATGAAATTGGCGAGTTGATGAAACAAGCTGGCTTTGACGGCATGGTTACGATGAATCAGTCGTTGCTCAATCTCTATCAAGACGGTCGTATTACTGAAGAAACTGCTTTAGAAATGTCGCCAACTCCTAACGAAATGGCACAGTTTCTCCGAGGTCGAGTTTAA
- a CDS encoding NHLP bacteriocin export ABC transporter permease/ATPase subunit — MVINQVRIEDLQGQLYSLKGNEPILLDDPQTIWVVQSGSIALFAVTIKNGITEGTRRYLFTSNPEEALFGTASDCIHQHRQLLAVPMGETELLKVDREYFEELVVDGDTKIVALVEGWVEQINTTLSHIATPAIQVQAAGEARFSLIDGQTLQAEPNALTQSGLSQDIAWVQIQQGNVRWMGLEELTLDPASGIFPLSEGIWLQAVGEVQLATQTTSTIRNADILLEGLSQFHTQVLQYINFLEQQETQEELQRLTDRERLNRQVTAEALGELASSLGNQEATFFLEGAPLLVVTGAVGRSLGVKIRPPAKSENLKRVKEPLEAIVRASRLRMRQILLRDNWWSKDCGPLVAYTQEDNRPVALLPVSATRYEIFDPSVGTRHPVDALVASTLAPVAYMFYRSLPNKVLNASDLFRFALKNHGRDILIVFLTGIAATLLGMLTPHATAILIDNAIPDSDRGLLLQVGLGLLVAAFGTAVFRLAQGFALLRVETISDASTQAAVWDRLLNLPVSFFRQYTTGDLQSRVTSISTIRRLLSGTTLITLITGFFSLLNLLLLFYYSWKLALVAVAVAVVIVAVTTLSGMLLVRKVRPLLEIKGNIFGQTVQLINGISKLRVAGAEERGFASWSKNYSRQIKLELSTQNVEDGVALFNTVMPTVTSGILFWFTIQQLQEAQTTGAIGLTIGTFLAFNSAFGTFIKGATDVSNTVTGALQVVPQWKRAQPILETIPEVDLCKADPGKLMGKIAVDHVTFRYRQDGPLILDDVSLYAQPGEFIALVGASGSGKSTIFRLLLGFETPEDGTIYYDGQDLSGLDVEAVRRQLGVVLQNGRIMSASIFDNIASGAQITLDEAWEAARMSGFADDVAAMPMSMHTVISEGGGNLSGGQRQRLLIARALALKPRILLFDEATSALDNRTQAIVSESLDKLQVTRIAIAHRLSTIRNAHRIYVLQAGRVVQQGNFQELAVVDGLFAQLMARQMA; from the coding sequence ATGGTCATTAACCAAGTTAGGATTGAAGATTTGCAGGGGCAACTATACAGCCTTAAAGGAAATGAACCAATACTGCTAGACGACCCGCAGACCATTTGGGTGGTGCAGTCCGGCTCTATAGCGTTGTTTGCTGTCACCATTAAAAATGGTATCACGGAAGGAACTCGCCGTTATTTGTTCACTAGCAATCCTGAAGAGGCTCTTTTCGGAACAGCTTCTGACTGTATTCATCAGCACCGCCAACTTTTAGCAGTGCCGATGGGAGAAACAGAATTGCTGAAAGTAGACCGAGAATACTTTGAGGAGTTAGTTGTTGATGGGGATACTAAAATAGTTGCTTTGGTTGAGGGTTGGGTCGAGCAAATCAACACTACACTTTCCCATATCGCCACCCCAGCAATTCAAGTCCAGGCAGCAGGAGAAGCGCGATTTTCTCTAATTGATGGTCAAACTCTCCAGGCGGAACCAAATGCGTTGACGCAAAGCGGCTTGTCGCAAGACATCGCTTGGGTACAAATTCAGCAAGGAAATGTCCGATGGATGGGGCTTGAGGAACTAACTCTAGATCCGGCATCGGGAATTTTCCCCCTCAGCGAGGGTATATGGTTACAAGCTGTAGGGGAAGTTCAACTTGCCACTCAAACCACAAGCACCATCCGCAACGCAGATATCCTACTTGAGGGACTTTCCCAGTTTCATACTCAAGTGCTGCAATATATCAACTTCCTAGAACAGCAGGAAACCCAAGAAGAGCTACAACGGCTGACTGATCGGGAACGTCTCAATCGTCAGGTGACAGCAGAAGCTCTGGGCGAACTAGCATCTTCTTTAGGAAATCAAGAAGCAACCTTTTTTCTAGAAGGTGCGCCGTTGTTAGTTGTTACTGGTGCTGTGGGCAGGTCTTTAGGTGTGAAAATTCGCCCCCCAGCTAAGTCAGAGAACCTGAAGCGGGTGAAGGAGCCATTGGAGGCAATTGTTAGAGCTTCGCGGTTAAGGATGCGACAGATTTTATTGCGGGACAACTGGTGGTCAAAGGACTGTGGCCCTTTGGTTGCCTACACCCAAGAGGACAACCGACCAGTGGCACTCCTCCCCGTTTCTGCCACTCGCTACGAAATCTTTGATCCAAGCGTTGGCACTCGTCATCCTGTAGATGCCCTTGTTGCTTCTACACTAGCGCCCGTTGCTTATATGTTTTATCGGTCTTTGCCCAATAAAGTTCTTAACGCTAGCGATTTATTTCGGTTCGCGCTTAAGAATCATGGCAGAGATATACTAATAGTTTTTTTAACTGGGATTGCCGCGACACTGCTGGGTATGCTCACACCCCACGCCACAGCCATTTTAATTGACAACGCCATTCCAGATAGCGATCGCGGATTATTACTACAAGTTGGTTTGGGGTTGCTGGTTGCAGCTTTTGGGACAGCAGTATTTCGGCTGGCTCAAGGATTCGCACTTTTGCGCGTGGAAACAATTTCCGATGCTTCCACCCAAGCTGCTGTCTGGGATCGGCTGCTAAACTTGCCAGTATCCTTTTTCCGGCAGTACACCACAGGCGATCTTCAGTCCCGTGTGACATCAATTAGTACAATCCGTCGCCTACTAAGTGGCACAACCCTAATTACTTTAATCACTGGTTTTTTCTCATTATTAAACTTGTTGCTCTTGTTTTACTACAGCTGGAAATTAGCTTTAGTTGCCGTGGCTGTAGCAGTAGTTATTGTAGCTGTGACTACACTTTCTGGTATGCTCCTCGTCCGCAAAGTTCGCCCACTGCTGGAAATAAAGGGAAATATCTTTGGGCAGACAGTACAACTAATCAATGGTATTTCTAAACTGCGTGTGGCTGGAGCAGAGGAGCGCGGTTTTGCTTCTTGGAGTAAAAACTACAGTCGGCAAATAAAACTAGAACTTAGCACCCAGAACGTTGAAGACGGTGTTGCCCTTTTCAATACAGTCATGCCCACGGTAACTTCTGGCATCCTGTTTTGGTTTACCATCCAACAGCTTCAGGAGGCCCAGACGACAGGTGCGATCGGACTAACAATTGGGACTTTTCTAGCTTTTAACAGTGCGTTTGGTACTTTTATTAAAGGTGCTACAGACGTAAGCAATACAGTTACCGGCGCTTTGCAAGTTGTCCCTCAGTGGAAACGCGCGCAACCAATTTTAGAAACTATACCAGAAGTGGATCTGTGCAAAGCCGATCCTGGTAAGCTTATGGGCAAAATCGCTGTAGATCATGTCACATTCCGCTACCGACAAGATGGCCCTCTGATCCTAGATGATGTGAGTTTGTATGCCCAGCCTGGGGAGTTTATTGCACTTGTAGGCGCTTCTGGGAGCGGTAAATCTACTATATTTAGATTGCTATTGGGTTTTGAGACTCCTGAAGATGGCACTATCTATTATGATGGTCAAGATTTATCTGGGTTGGATGTTGAGGCAGTACGCCGACAGTTAGGTGTCGTCCTGCAAAATGGCCGGATTATGTCAGCTTCTATTTTCGACAATATTGCTAGCGGCGCTCAGATTACACTCGATGAAGCTTGGGAGGCTGCGCGGATGTCTGGGTTTGCTGACGATGTTGCAGCCATGCCCATGTCTATGCACACCGTGATTAGTGAAGGAGGCGGCAATCTCTCTGGAGGACAACGACAACGGTTATTAATTGCCCGTGCTTTGGCATTAAAACCTCGTATTTTGCTATTCGATGAAGCTACCAGTGCGCTAGATAACAGAACCCAGGCGATTGTCAGTGAAAGCTTGGATAAGTTACAAGTTACCAGAATTGCGATCGCTCATCGACTTAGCACCATCCGCAACGCTCACCGTATTTATGTACTGCAAGCAGGCCGGGTTGTACAGCAAGGAAATTTTCAAGAATTAGCTGTTGTTGATGGGCTATTTGCCCAGTTAATGGCTCGGCAAATGGCGTAG
- a CDS encoding amino acid ABC transporter substrate-binding protein, with amino-acid sequence MYKKIAIPILSLMFATLIPNVVSAETVMKKVARTGVLTAGTSKDALPFAYVNSQGKLNGYSVDMLTLIKEQLEKDLGKKIKLQLVGLSPSERITKIVNQQVDIVCDASSFTWKRDKKVDFSVSYGLTGTQLLVKKGSNLGSPESLIGKGIGVLAGTTNEQAIARVQPQAKLVYFKTRAEGYTALQEGNIDAFSSDSVLLEGWLQQQKNPDDFAIVPDRPYSREGIACMVPENNSKFLDTVNYSLVKFMQGFVNGNPRYVAIFDRWFGPQSPVVLNRDLRDLVVETMQLIIEFREEVPKNDL; translated from the coding sequence ATGTATAAAAAAATTGCTATTCCGATTTTAAGCCTCATGTTTGCAACGCTGATACCCAATGTGGTATCTGCTGAGACTGTGATGAAAAAAGTAGCCAGAACAGGGGTGTTAACAGCCGGGACTAGTAAAGATGCGCTACCTTTTGCCTATGTGAATAGTCAAGGAAAGTTAAATGGCTATTCTGTAGATATGCTGACTCTGATTAAAGAGCAGTTAGAAAAAGACCTAGGAAAAAAAATTAAACTACAATTAGTTGGTCTTAGCCCCTCTGAGCGGATTACCAAAATAGTTAATCAACAAGTTGATATTGTATGTGATGCTAGTAGTTTTACATGGAAGCGAGATAAAAAAGTAGACTTTTCTGTAAGTTATGGTTTGACTGGAACCCAATTATTAGTTAAGAAAGGAAGTAATCTAGGTTCCCCTGAATCCCTTATTGGTAAGGGAATTGGTGTGCTGGCGGGAACCACAAATGAGCAGGCGATCGCTCGTGTACAACCGCAAGCTAAACTGGTGTATTTTAAAACTAGGGCAGAGGGATACACAGCTTTGCAAGAAGGTAATATTGATGCTTTCTCATCCGATAGCGTTCTTTTAGAGGGATGGTTGCAACAGCAAAAAAATCCAGATGATTTTGCGATCGTACCCGATCGCCCCTATTCACGAGAAGGTATCGCTTGCATGGTGCCAGAAAATAACTCGAAATTCTTGGATACAGTCAACTATTCTCTGGTCAAGTTCATGCAAGGATTCGTCAATGGAAATCCGCGATATGTCGCTATTTTTGACCGTTGGTTTGGCCCTCAAAGCCCTGTAGTGCTCAATCGGGATTTACGTGATTTGGTAGTGGAAACTATGCAATTAATCATAGAATTTCGTGAGGAAGTTCCTAAAAATGACCTGTGA
- the hisC gene encoding histidinol-phosphate transaminase → MTKYFRSNVDAMASYVPGEQPQRGTQIIKLNSNENPYPPSPKALAVLRNIDGEWLRRYPEPFGGEFRQAASKVLGVPSDWIIVGNGSDELLSVIIRACVEPGKKVVYPIPTYVLYRTLTEMQAAEITEIAYNEDYSLPLEELVVANGAVTFMASPNSPSGHVVATDDLRKLASQLSGVLVIDEAYIDFTEENALALVKEYENVIVIRTLSKGYSLAGLRLGFGVANPKLLQGLFKVKDSYNIDAIACAIGTVAITDQAYKNACVAKIKASRAKLATELKQLGFHVWDSQTNFLLARPKEGNAEYLYQKLKERGILIRYFKQPGLDDKLRITVGTDEQNQTLIEALIYLLETQQ, encoded by the coding sequence ATGACCAAATACTTTCGCTCCAATGTTGATGCAATGGCTAGCTATGTTCCCGGTGAACAGCCCCAACGCGGTACACAGATAATTAAACTTAACAGCAATGAAAACCCTTATCCTCCTTCCCCTAAGGCATTAGCTGTGCTGCGAAATATTGATGGTGAATGGTTGCGGCGGTATCCAGAACCTTTCGGTGGGGAGTTCCGGCAAGCTGCAAGTAAAGTTTTAGGAGTTCCAAGTGATTGGATAATTGTGGGAAATGGTAGTGACGAATTGTTGAGCGTGATCATTCGAGCCTGTGTAGAACCTGGGAAAAAAGTAGTTTACCCGATTCCAACTTACGTGCTGTATCGCACGTTAACAGAAATGCAAGCTGCGGAAATTACTGAGATAGCCTACAATGAGGACTACAGCTTACCCTTGGAAGAACTAGTTGTTGCTAATGGAGCGGTGACATTCATGGCATCGCCCAATAGTCCATCAGGGCACGTAGTGGCAACAGATGACTTGCGAAAATTAGCCAGCCAGTTATCTGGAGTATTGGTGATTGATGAAGCATATATAGATTTTACCGAAGAGAATGCATTGGCTTTGGTAAAAGAATACGAAAATGTGATCGTCATTCGGACACTTTCTAAGGGGTATTCGTTGGCAGGATTACGATTGGGCTTTGGTGTGGCGAATCCCAAACTTTTGCAGGGATTGTTTAAGGTTAAAGATAGCTATAACATTGATGCGATCGCTTGTGCAATTGGTACAGTTGCCATCACCGACCAAGCTTATAAAAATGCTTGTGTAGCAAAGATTAAGGCATCACGGGCTAAGTTAGCAACAGAATTAAAACAATTAGGTTTTCATGTTTGGGATTCTCAAACTAACTTTTTGCTGGCACGACCAAAAGAAGGAAATGCAGAATATCTCTATCAAAAACTGAAGGAACGGGGAATTTTAATCCGTTATTTTAAGCAGCCTGGACTAGATGACAAATTAAGAATTACCGTTGGTACTGATGAACAGAATCAGACTTTAATAGAGGCATTAATTTATTTGTTAGAGACTCAACAGTAG
- the aroF gene encoding 3-deoxy-7-phosphoheptulonate synthase, whose translation MIIVMKSGSPEAEIKRIDEELTSWGLTPEKIVGQHKVVIGLVGETASLDPLQIQELSPWIEQVLRVEQPYKRASRQYRHGEASEVVVNTPNGAVVFGEHHPLVVVAGPCSVENEEMIVETARRVKTAGASFLRGGAYKPRTSPYAFQGHGESALDLLAKAREVSGLGIITEVMDAADLDKIAEVADVIQVGARNMQNFSLLKKVGAQPKPVLLKRGMAATIEDWLMAAEYVLASGNPNVILCERGIRTFDRQYTRNTLDLSVVPVLRKLTHLPIMIDPSHGVGWSEFVPSMAMAAIAAGTDSLMIEVHPNPAKALSDGPQSLTPDRFDNLMQELAVIGKAVGRWQQPAVALA comes from the coding sequence ATGATTATAGTAATGAAAAGTGGTTCCCCAGAGGCGGAGATAAAGCGCATTGATGAGGAACTAACTAGCTGGGGGCTAACTCCAGAAAAAATTGTTGGTCAACACAAAGTAGTTATTGGTCTAGTAGGTGAAACTGCCAGTTTAGATCCACTACAAATTCAAGAACTTAGCCCTTGGATTGAACAGGTATTGCGCGTAGAACAGCCTTACAAACGAGCCAGTCGCCAGTACCGTCACGGCGAAGCTTCGGAAGTGGTGGTTAATACTCCCAATGGAGCGGTGGTATTTGGTGAACACCACCCTTTGGTGGTCGTTGCCGGCCCCTGCTCGGTAGAAAATGAAGAAATGATTGTGGAAACGGCGCGGCGCGTCAAGACTGCTGGAGCCTCATTTCTGCGCGGAGGGGCATACAAACCTCGGACTTCACCTTACGCTTTCCAAGGACACGGCGAGAGTGCTTTGGATTTGTTAGCGAAGGCGCGGGAAGTCAGTGGGCTAGGTATTATTACAGAAGTGATGGATGCCGCTGACCTGGATAAAATAGCAGAAGTTGCTGATGTGATCCAGGTGGGGGCAAGGAATATGCAGAATTTCTCCTTGCTCAAAAAAGTGGGAGCGCAGCCGAAACCAGTTCTCTTGAAGCGGGGAATGGCGGCTACTATTGAGGATTGGTTGATGGCAGCCGAGTATGTTTTGGCATCTGGCAATCCCAATGTGATTTTATGTGAAAGGGGAATACGCACCTTTGACCGCCAGTATACGCGAAATACACTGGATTTATCGGTGGTGCCAGTTTTGCGAAAGCTGACTCATCTGCCAATTATGATTGACCCTAGCCACGGCGTAGGTTGGTCTGAATTTGTGCCATCAATGGCGATGGCTGCGATCGCAGCTGGCACAGATTCCCTGATGATAGAGGTTCACCCCAATCCTGCCAAAGCTTTATCCGACGGCCCCCAATCTCTCACACCAGACCGTTTCGATAACTTAATGCAAGAATTAGCAGTAATTGGTAAGGCAGTGGGACGCTGGCAGCAACCAGCCGTGGCTTTAGCTTAA
- the rpsO gene encoding 30S ribosomal protein S15 — MALTQLRKQEIISNYQVHETDTGSADVQVAMLTERINRLSEHLQANKKDHSSRRGLLKLIGQRKRLLAYISQESREKYQALIARLGIRG; from the coding sequence ATGGCCCTGACGCAACTGCGGAAACAAGAAATAATTTCCAACTACCAAGTTCATGAAACCGACACTGGCTCGGCCGATGTCCAAGTTGCCATGCTAACTGAGCGCATTAACCGCCTCAGCGAACATCTCCAGGCAAATAAAAAAGACCATTCTTCCCGCCGGGGACTGTTGAAGCTAATTGGTCAGCGCAAGCGTCTTCTAGCTTATATATCGCAGGAAAGCCGGGAAAAATATCAAGCATTGATTGCTCGCCTCGGTATTCGTGGATAG
- a CDS encoding PAM68 family protein, with the protein MSAEESERSRLPFEPNKKRQKPAKAQSKPAAKPQESTKQAEKKARYTKQEMAIPQVVSQRMIRRVAGFCGVPTALGISALVVSYLLATYSDIQLPPIAVLLVNMGLFGLGVLGITYGVLSASWDEEKVGSLLGLGEFNTNWGRMVEVWRETRQKNS; encoded by the coding sequence ATGTCTGCTGAAGAATCTGAACGCAGTCGCTTGCCCTTTGAACCAAACAAAAAGCGCCAAAAACCCGCAAAAGCTCAAAGTAAACCCGCAGCAAAGCCACAAGAATCTACCAAACAGGCTGAGAAAAAAGCGCGTTATACCAAACAAGAGATGGCAATTCCCCAAGTAGTCAGCCAGAGGATGATTCGACGGGTAGCTGGGTTCTGTGGTGTACCAACGGCTTTGGGTATTAGCGCTCTGGTAGTTAGCTATTTGCTTGCTACTTACTCGGACATCCAACTACCTCCCATCGCCGTGTTATTGGTGAACATGGGACTATTTGGTTTAGGGGTCTTAGGGATAACTTATGGCGTTCTCTCTGCCTCTTGGGATGAAGAAAAAGTCGGAAGTTTGCTGGGTTTGGGTGAATTCAACACCAATTGGGGACGAATGGTGGAAGTTTGGCGCGAAACTCGGCAAAAAAACTCATAA